The Eleutherodactylus coqui strain aEleCoq1 chromosome 6, aEleCoq1.hap1, whole genome shotgun sequence genome window below encodes:
- the TRAPPC4 gene encoding trafficking protein particle complex subunit 4, translated as MAIFSVYVVNKAGGLIYQLDNQTPRAETEKTFSFPLDLVLKVHDERVLVAFGQRDGIRVGHAVLSINGIDVNGRNTAEGKEVLEHLGNPSNYPLSIRFGRPRLTSNEKLMLASMFHSLFAIGSQLSPEPGSSGIEMLETDTFKLHCFQTLTGIKFMVLSDPRQAGIDSLLRKIYELYSDFALKNPFYSLEMPIRCELFDQNLKSALEVAEKAGTFGPSS; from the exons ATGGCGATCTTCAGTGTTTATGTGGTGAACAAGGCGGGCGGCCTCATCTACCAGCTGGACAACCAGACGCCGCGCGCCGAGACCGAGAAGACGTTCAGCTTCCCGCTGGATCTGGTCCTCAAGGTGCACGACGAGCGGGTGCTGGTGGCCTTCGGGCAGAGGGACGGCATCCGAG TGGGACACGCCGTACTCTCCATCAATGGAATAGATGTGAATGGCAGAAACACAGCGGAGGGGAAGGAGGTCTTGGAGCACCTGGGGAACCCCTCCAACTACCCCCTCTCCATCCGCTTCGGACGGCCCCGACTTACCTCCAATGAGAAGCTGATGCTGGCCTCCATGTTTCACTC GTTATTCGCCATCGGATCTCAGCTTTCCCCGGAGCCGGGCAGTTCTGGCATTGAGATGCTGGAGACGGACACCTTCAAGCTGCACTGCTTCCAGACACTGACTG GTATAAAGTTCATGGTGCTCTCGGACCCGCGGCAGGCCGGTATAGACTCGCTGCTACGCAAGATTTACGAACTCTATTCCGACTTCGCGCTCAAGAACCCGTTTTACTCCTTAGAGATGCCAATCAG GTGTGAACTCTTTGACCAGAACTTGAAGTCCGCCTTGGAAGTAGCAGAAAAAGCTGGAACCTTTGGACCAAGTTCTTAG